A section of the Osmia lignaria lignaria isolate PbOS001 chromosome 3, iyOsmLign1, whole genome shotgun sequence genome encodes:
- the IP3K1 gene encoding inositol-trisphosphate 3-kinase-like protein isoform X3, which yields MGSNRSNSVGSSSTRALAKLPNDSATIQKMEQFPLVLSDATMPDEDLSLKFLALNALDLTAPASDVLLKNRLKSWFQLSGHPDGFAPAGPGTVWKRKTGGAENTERIVYEALSKDKDLRDCIPRYYREVDYKGETFIELQDLLFGFNDPHVMDIKMGTRTFLESEVSKTIARPDLYQKMIAVDPNAPTKQEHEQRAVTKLRYMQFREQQSSTCSHGFRIEAMKLPGAPPITDLKKVKSHQEVLDTMKLFLGTRETTRVKLFARLKSLRAKIEASEYFKTHEIIGSSIFMIYDNDKVGVWLIDFAKTQSLPNGQRVTHREPWEQGNHEEGFLFGLDNLISTIEEVNLSKA from the exons ATGGGCTCGAATCGATCCAACAGTGTTGGATCTAGTTCCACCAGGGCTCTTGCCAAACTTCCCAATGATTCAGCAACGATACAGAAGATGGAACAGTTCCCTTTGGTTCTCTCCGACGCAACTATGCCAGACGAGGACCTCTCGTTAAAATTTCTAGCATTG AATGCCTTGGATTTAACAGCACCAGCCAGTGATGTTCTGCTAAAGAACAGATTAAAATCCTGGTTCCAGTTGTCGGGACACCCGGACGGTTTCGCTCCGGCTGGACCCGGCACTGTTTGGAAGAGAAAAACAGGGGGAGCAGAAAATACTGAAAGGATCGTTTACGAAGCCCTCAGCAAAGACAAAGACCTTCGGGACTGCATACCAAG ATACTACCGAGAAGTGGATTACAAAGGGGAGACATTCATCGAACTGCAGGATTTACTCTTCGGCTTTAACGATCCACACGTGATGGATATCAAGATGGGTACAAGAACGTTCCTAGAATCCGAAGTGTCAAAGACGATCGCGAGACCGGATCTCTACCAGAAAATGATCGCTGTTGATCCAAACGCGCCGACGAAGCAGGAACACGAACAACGTGCTGTGACAAAATTGCGGTACATGCAGTTCCGTGAACAACAGAGCTCGACCTGTAGTCATGGATTCAGGATCGAGGCAATGAAGTTACCTGGTGCACCACCGATTACCGATTTGAAGAAAGTAAAATCCCATCAGGAAGTTCTTGACACCATGAAGCTGTTCTTGGGAACGCGCGAAACCACCCGCGTGAAACTATTCGCACGGCTGAAGAGTCTCCGCGCCAAAATTGAGGCATCTGAATATTTCAAAACTCACGAA ATAATTGGCAGCAGTATCTTCATGATCTATGACAACGACAAAGTTGGCGTTTGGTTGATTGATTTCGCCAAGACGCAGTCGTTACCAAATGGCCAGAGGGTGACCCACAGAGAGCCATGGGAACAAGGCAACCACGAGGAGGGATTCCTCTTTGGTCTGGACAATCTTATTTCAACGATAGAGGAAGTGAATCTTTCAAAGGCGTAG
- the Rad17 gene encoding rad17 checkpoint clamp loader component isoform X1, protein MANSKKNSSWLMPSFDCEPAKKSPATKRIFSQTLKNDISQIPSFYEITLKKKNISSLTALLEACEPRKSNELVVSKQKQQEILDWLKYKIKRGQPYALILCGPSGCGKTATIKVLAKENSFNVTEWITPIDQAMDENNRVMRQGDRFEEFLVRATRYSSVFRNQSKRLLLVKEFPNVYFEDKNSFHSLIQRYFEFGKEPIIFICTETGNSKLLQTLFPPDIRQKYGIDLININPVTQTAMKNALKRVSSILNSIAGQMLCVSQSKVDEILSNSIGDIRNSLLNLIFISLKVPEEQENNCSSREVNLGLLHGIGRVINPKRTKDGNSWKFVHNPDEVAAFFQSQATVFLHFLQENYLNTMRGIDEVNACANILSLADALNSEWRDPKLTKVILSFAVRGVMVSNEKPVSGWNPVRKPLNDRLDQTRCLAAAEVRWYESIINSKLKNTTEVSNLDLESVIDE, encoded by the exons atgGCTAATTCAAAG aAGAATAGCAGCTGGCTGATGCCATCATTTGATTGTGAACCAGCCAAGAAATCACCAGCAACTAAACGTATTTTTTCACAAACactgaaaaatgatatttcacaAATTCCAAGTTTTTATGAAATAActctgaagaaaaaaaatataagtagTCTGACTGCTTTATTGGAAGCTTGTGAACCACGAAAATCTAATGAATTGGTTGTAAGTAAACAAAAACAGCAAGAAATTTTAGATtggttaaaatacaaaataaaaagaggcCAACCCTATGCATTGATTTTGTGTGGTCCATCTGGTTGTGGTAAAACAGCAACAATTAAAGTTCTTGCCAAGGAAAATAGTTTTAATGTTACAGAGTGGATTACTCCTATTGATCAAGCTATGGatgaaaata ATAGAGTAATGAGACAAGGAGATAGATTTGAGGAATTTTTAGTTAGAGCTACAAGATATAGTTCAGTCTTCAGGAATCAATCTAAACGTTTACTTCTAGTTAAAGAGTTTCCAAATGTCTACTTTGAAGATAAAAATAGCTTCCATTCCCTTATACA AAGATACTTTGAATTTGGAAAGGaacctataatatttatatgtacAGAAACaggaaattcaaaattattgcaaACATTATTTCCACCTGATATAAGACAAAAATATGGCATTGATCTAATCAA taTAAATCCTGTTACACAAACCGCGATGAAAAATGCGCTAAAACGAGTATCCagtattttaaattctattgcTGGGCAGATGTTGTGTGTTTCTCAAAGTAAAGTTGATGAGATACTATCAAATAGCATAGGAGATATTAGAAATTCGttattaaatcttatttttatttcgttgaaAG TACCTGAAGAACAAGAAAACAACTGTAGCAGCAGAGAAGTAAACTTAGGACTACTTCATGGCATTGGACGAGTAATTAATCCTAAAA GAACCAAGGATGGAAATAGCTGGAAGTTTGTTCATAATCCTGATGAAGTAGCAGCTTTTTTTCAATCACAAGCAACAGTATTCTTGCATTTTCttcaagaaaattatttgaatactATGAGAGGGATAGATGAAGTAAATGCTTGTGCAAATATTTTAAGCTTAGCAGATGCTTTAAATTCTGAATGGCGG GATCCCAAATTAACTAAAGTTATTTTATCCTTCGCTGTTCGAGGTGTGATGGTATCTAATGAAAAGCCAGTTTCTGGATGGAATCCTGTTAGAAAGCCACTAAATGACCGACTTGATCA GACAAGATGTCTGGCAGCAGCCGAAGTTCGGTGGTACGAATCTATAATTAACTCAAAGTTAAAAAATACAACGGAAGTATCCAATTTAGATCTTGAATCAGTTATTGATGAGTAA
- the Rad17 gene encoding rad17 checkpoint clamp loader component isoform X2 — MANSKNSSWLMPSFDCEPAKKSPATKRIFSQTLKNDISQIPSFYEITLKKKNISSLTALLEACEPRKSNELVVSKQKQQEILDWLKYKIKRGQPYALILCGPSGCGKTATIKVLAKENSFNVTEWITPIDQAMDENNRVMRQGDRFEEFLVRATRYSSVFRNQSKRLLLVKEFPNVYFEDKNSFHSLIQRYFEFGKEPIIFICTETGNSKLLQTLFPPDIRQKYGIDLININPVTQTAMKNALKRVSSILNSIAGQMLCVSQSKVDEILSNSIGDIRNSLLNLIFISLKVPEEQENNCSSREVNLGLLHGIGRVINPKRTKDGNSWKFVHNPDEVAAFFQSQATVFLHFLQENYLNTMRGIDEVNACANILSLADALNSEWRDPKLTKVILSFAVRGVMVSNEKPVSGWNPVRKPLNDRLDQTRCLAAAEVRWYESIINSKLKNTTEVSNLDLESVIDE, encoded by the exons atgGCTAATTCAAAG AATAGCAGCTGGCTGATGCCATCATTTGATTGTGAACCAGCCAAGAAATCACCAGCAACTAAACGTATTTTTTCACAAACactgaaaaatgatatttcacaAATTCCAAGTTTTTATGAAATAActctgaagaaaaaaaatataagtagTCTGACTGCTTTATTGGAAGCTTGTGAACCACGAAAATCTAATGAATTGGTTGTAAGTAAACAAAAACAGCAAGAAATTTTAGATtggttaaaatacaaaataaaaagaggcCAACCCTATGCATTGATTTTGTGTGGTCCATCTGGTTGTGGTAAAACAGCAACAATTAAAGTTCTTGCCAAGGAAAATAGTTTTAATGTTACAGAGTGGATTACTCCTATTGATCAAGCTATGGatgaaaata ATAGAGTAATGAGACAAGGAGATAGATTTGAGGAATTTTTAGTTAGAGCTACAAGATATAGTTCAGTCTTCAGGAATCAATCTAAACGTTTACTTCTAGTTAAAGAGTTTCCAAATGTCTACTTTGAAGATAAAAATAGCTTCCATTCCCTTATACA AAGATACTTTGAATTTGGAAAGGaacctataatatttatatgtacAGAAACaggaaattcaaaattattgcaaACATTATTTCCACCTGATATAAGACAAAAATATGGCATTGATCTAATCAA taTAAATCCTGTTACACAAACCGCGATGAAAAATGCGCTAAAACGAGTATCCagtattttaaattctattgcTGGGCAGATGTTGTGTGTTTCTCAAAGTAAAGTTGATGAGATACTATCAAATAGCATAGGAGATATTAGAAATTCGttattaaatcttatttttatttcgttgaaAG TACCTGAAGAACAAGAAAACAACTGTAGCAGCAGAGAAGTAAACTTAGGACTACTTCATGGCATTGGACGAGTAATTAATCCTAAAA GAACCAAGGATGGAAATAGCTGGAAGTTTGTTCATAATCCTGATGAAGTAGCAGCTTTTTTTCAATCACAAGCAACAGTATTCTTGCATTTTCttcaagaaaattatttgaatactATGAGAGGGATAGATGAAGTAAATGCTTGTGCAAATATTTTAAGCTTAGCAGATGCTTTAAATTCTGAATGGCGG GATCCCAAATTAACTAAAGTTATTTTATCCTTCGCTGTTCGAGGTGTGATGGTATCTAATGAAAAGCCAGTTTCTGGATGGAATCCTGTTAGAAAGCCACTAAATGACCGACTTGATCA GACAAGATGTCTGGCAGCAGCCGAAGTTCGGTGGTACGAATCTATAATTAACTCAAAGTTAAAAAATACAACGGAAGTATCCAATTTAGATCTTGAATCAGTTATTGATGAGTAA
- the IP3K1 gene encoding inositol-trisphosphate 3-kinase-like protein isoform X1, producing the protein MSSSVCHAPLPARMEAFTTRLCLRAADQYERLLQAHFNKPSSKEQTRPTHNSNHKEHRRQKDASASSTYSAFRQWRRSTSMGSNRSNSVGSSSTRALAKLPNDSATIQKMEQFPLVLSDATMPDEDLSLKFLALNALDLTAPASDVLLKNRLKSWFQLSGHPDGFAPAGPGTVWKRKTGGAENTERIVYEALSKDKDLRDCIPRYYREVDYKGETFIELQDLLFGFNDPHVMDIKMGTRTFLESEVSKTIARPDLYQKMIAVDPNAPTKQEHEQRAVTKLRYMQFREQQSSTCSHGFRIEAMKLPGAPPITDLKKVKSHQEVLDTMKLFLGTRETTRVKLFARLKSLRAKIEASEYFKTHEIIGSSIFMIYDNDKVGVWLIDFAKTQSLPNGQRVTHREPWEQGNHEEGFLFGLDNLISTIEEVNLSKA; encoded by the exons CCTTCGAGCAAGGAGCAAACGAGACCTACCCATAATTCCAATCATAAGGAACATCGAAGACAGAAGGATGCTTCGGCAAGCAGCACCTATAGTGCCTTTCGTCAGTGGCGAAGGAGCACATCCATGGGCTCGAATCGATCCAACAGTGTTGGATCTAGTTCCACCAGGGCTCTTGCCAAACTTCCCAATGATTCAGCAACGATACAGAAGATGGAACAGTTCCCTTTGGTTCTCTCCGACGCAACTATGCCAGACGAGGACCTCTCGTTAAAATTTCTAGCATTG AATGCCTTGGATTTAACAGCACCAGCCAGTGATGTTCTGCTAAAGAACAGATTAAAATCCTGGTTCCAGTTGTCGGGACACCCGGACGGTTTCGCTCCGGCTGGACCCGGCACTGTTTGGAAGAGAAAAACAGGGGGAGCAGAAAATACTGAAAGGATCGTTTACGAAGCCCTCAGCAAAGACAAAGACCTTCGGGACTGCATACCAAG ATACTACCGAGAAGTGGATTACAAAGGGGAGACATTCATCGAACTGCAGGATTTACTCTTCGGCTTTAACGATCCACACGTGATGGATATCAAGATGGGTACAAGAACGTTCCTAGAATCCGAAGTGTCAAAGACGATCGCGAGACCGGATCTCTACCAGAAAATGATCGCTGTTGATCCAAACGCGCCGACGAAGCAGGAACACGAACAACGTGCTGTGACAAAATTGCGGTACATGCAGTTCCGTGAACAACAGAGCTCGACCTGTAGTCATGGATTCAGGATCGAGGCAATGAAGTTACCTGGTGCACCACCGATTACCGATTTGAAGAAAGTAAAATCCCATCAGGAAGTTCTTGACACCATGAAGCTGTTCTTGGGAACGCGCGAAACCACCCGCGTGAAACTATTCGCACGGCTGAAGAGTCTCCGCGCCAAAATTGAGGCATCTGAATATTTCAAAACTCACGAA ATAATTGGCAGCAGTATCTTCATGATCTATGACAACGACAAAGTTGGCGTTTGGTTGATTGATTTCGCCAAGACGCAGTCGTTACCAAATGGCCAGAGGGTGACCCACAGAGAGCCATGGGAACAAGGCAACCACGAGGAGGGATTCCTCTTTGGTCTGGACAATCTTATTTCAACGATAGAGGAAGTGAATCTTTCAAAGGCGTAG